In Vigna unguiculata cultivar IT97K-499-35 chromosome 3, ASM411807v1, whole genome shotgun sequence, a single genomic region encodes these proteins:
- the LOC114179593 gene encoding ras-related protein RHN1-like isoform X1 — protein sequence MARRTANKSLQAKLVLLGDMGTGKTSLVLRFVKGQFSEYQESTIGAAFFTQVLSLNEATVKFDIWDTAGQERYHSLAPMYYRANSSLTMFLVANKADLEGDRKVSNEEGEEYARESGLSFLETSAKTAQNVNELFYEIAKRLVKANPSRQSGIKLHTRATESRRRYFCCA from the exons ATGGCCAGGAGAACAGCAAACAAGAGTTTACAAGCAAAACTG GTACTTCTTGGAGACATGGGAACAGGAAAGACAAGTTTGGTTCTTAGATTTGTCAAAGGTCAATTTTCCGAGTACCAG GAATCAACAATTGGAGCTGCATTTTTCACTCAGGTCTTGTCTTTAAATGAAGCCACtgtaaaatttgatatatgGGACACAGCAGGGCAAGAACGATACCACAGTTTGGCTCCTATGTACTATCGAG CAAATTCAAGTTTGACAATGTTTTTGGTGGCTAACAAAGCTGATTTGGAAGGTGACAGAAAAGTCAGCAATGAG GAGGGTGAGGAATATGCCAGAGAAAGTGGCTTGTCTTTTCTTGAAACTTCAGCAAAAACAGCACAAAATGTGAACGAACTCTTCTATGAAAtag CTAAGAGATTGGTAAAAGCTAACCCTTCACGTCAAAGTGGAATCAAGCTGCACACCAGAGCTACAGAAAGTAGAAGAAGATACTTTTGCTGTGCTTAA
- the LOC114179593 gene encoding ras-related protein RHN1-like isoform X2, giving the protein MGTGKTSLVLRFVKGQFSEYQESTIGAAFFTQVLSLNEATVKFDIWDTAGQERYHSLAPMYYRANSSLTMFLVANKADLEGDRKVSNEEGEEYARESGLSFLETSAKTAQNVNELFYEIAKRLVKANPSRQSGIKLHTRATESRRRYFCCA; this is encoded by the exons ATGGGAACAGGAAAGACAAGTTTGGTTCTTAGATTTGTCAAAGGTCAATTTTCCGAGTACCAG GAATCAACAATTGGAGCTGCATTTTTCACTCAGGTCTTGTCTTTAAATGAAGCCACtgtaaaatttgatatatgGGACACAGCAGGGCAAGAACGATACCACAGTTTGGCTCCTATGTACTATCGAG CAAATTCAAGTTTGACAATGTTTTTGGTGGCTAACAAAGCTGATTTGGAAGGTGACAGAAAAGTCAGCAATGAG GAGGGTGAGGAATATGCCAGAGAAAGTGGCTTGTCTTTTCTTGAAACTTCAGCAAAAACAGCACAAAATGTGAACGAACTCTTCTATGAAAtag CTAAGAGATTGGTAAAAGCTAACCCTTCACGTCAAAGTGGAATCAAGCTGCACACCAGAGCTACAGAAAGTAGAAGAAGATACTTTTGCTGTGCTTAA